A window of Anaerohalosphaeraceae bacterium contains these coding sequences:
- the purN gene encoding phosphoribosylglycinamide formyltransferase, whose protein sequence is MVLHLYTDGGSRGNPGPGAGAYLLQTPAGEFIESRAIYQPETTNNIAEYTAVLEGLRAAQKRGAKELVLFSDSELLVRQLNGQYKVKSDNLLPLYEACRKILAGFDRWRAEHIPREKNAEADKLANEAMDLRRDIYREGSWRDIQPIRLGILLSGGGRTMVNLHQEIQAGRLPAQIVLVISSRSTVAGVQRAREIGLEPVIIRRKDFADVHSFSERIAEELDKARVDLAVQAGWLCLWEIPKRYENRVMNIHPALLPSFGGQGMWGHHVHEAVLKAGCKVSGCTVHFCTNEYDAGPIIVQRCCPVLEGDDADTLAARVFREECIAYPEAIRLFAAGRLKVKEGRVHIQ, encoded by the coding sequence ATGGTCTTACATCTTTATACAGACGGAGGCAGCCGGGGCAATCCGGGTCCGGGAGCGGGGGCATATCTTCTTCAGACGCCGGCAGGGGAATTCATTGAAAGCCGGGCGATTTATCAGCCGGAAACGACGAATAACATTGCAGAGTACACGGCGGTACTGGAAGGGCTTCGGGCGGCTCAAAAGCGGGGGGCAAAAGAGCTCGTACTGTTCAGCGACAGCGAACTGCTGGTACGGCAGCTCAATGGGCAGTACAAGGTCAAAAGTGACAATCTCCTGCCGTTGTATGAGGCATGCCGAAAGATTCTGGCCGGTTTTGACCGGTGGAGGGCGGAGCATATTCCGCGAGAGAAAAACGCGGAGGCGGATAAGCTGGCCAATGAGGCAATGGATTTGCGGCGAGACATTTACCGGGAGGGCTCATGGAGGGATATTCAGCCGATTCGGCTGGGGATTTTGCTGAGCGGGGGCGGGCGGACGATGGTGAATCTTCACCAGGAGATTCAGGCGGGACGTCTGCCGGCCCAGATTGTGCTGGTGATTAGTTCCCGTTCGACGGTGGCGGGGGTGCAGCGGGCTCGGGAAATCGGGCTGGAGCCGGTGATTATCCGCCGGAAGGATTTTGCAGATGTTCATTCATTCAGTGAGCGGATTGCGGAGGAACTGGACAAGGCCCGCGTGGATTTGGCCGTGCAGGCGGGGTGGCTGTGTCTTTGGGAGATTCCCAAGCGGTATGAAAACCGGGTGATGAATATTCATCCGGCGCTGCTGCCGAGTTTCGGGGGGCAGGGGATGTGGGGGCATCATGTTCATGAGGCAGTGCTGAAGGCGGGCTGCAAGGTGAGCGGCTGCACGGTACATTTCTGTACGAATGAATATGATGCCGGGCCGATTATTGTGCAGCGATGCTGTCCGGTGCTGGAAGGGGATGATGCGGATACCCTGGCCGCCCGGGTATTCCGGGAGGAATGCATTGCCTATCCGGAGGCAATCCGATTATTTGCCGCCGGTCGGCTGAAGGTCAAAGAAGGACGAGTCCATATTCAGTAA
- the rnk gene encoding nucleoside diphosphate kinase regulator: MKQRTIYITQFDQKRLEELLDVARMFGGGREDLQALEGELRRARIVSPQEVPPDVVTMNSKVLLRDIDTSETMIYTLVFPKDADIDNGAVSVLAPVGTAILGYREGDEIQWRVPSGLRRLRIEKVLYQPEAAGDYHL, translated from the coding sequence ATGAAACAGAGGACTATCTACATCACTCAATTTGATCAGAAACGGCTGGAAGAGCTACTTGATGTAGCCCGGATGTTCGGCGGCGGTCGAGAGGACCTTCAAGCCCTGGAAGGAGAGCTCCGACGGGCTCGGATTGTTTCACCGCAGGAGGTTCCGCCGGATGTGGTGACAATGAACTCAAAGGTTTTGCTGCGGGATATTGATACTTCTGAGACAATGATTTACACCCTTGTCTTCCCGAAGGATGCAGATATAGACAACGGGGCCGTTTCAGTTTTGGCACCGGTTGGAACAGCCATCCTCGGCTATCGGGAGGGGGATGAAATCCAATGGCGTGTGCCGTCGGGTTTGCGTCGACTTCGGATAGAAAAAGTTCTCTATCAGCCGGAAGCCGCCGGAGATTACCACTTATAA